One segment of Marvinbryantia formatexigens DSM 14469 DNA contains the following:
- a CDS encoding Flp1 family type IVb pilin, whose amino-acid sequence MKQFFRRLYEEEDGISTVEIILIIVVLIGLVIIFKSQLTSVVNNIFKKIVSQSNSI is encoded by the coding sequence ATGAAGCAGTTTTTCAGAAGACTTTATGAAGAGGAGGATGGTATCAGCACCGTCGAAATCATTCTTATCATTGTAGTTCTGATAGGTCTGGTCATCATCTTCAAAAGTCAGCTTACCAGTGTGGTAAACAACATTTTCAAGAAAATCGTCAGTCAGAGCAACAGCATTTAA
- a CDS encoding 5'-methylthioadenosine/adenosylhomocysteine nucleosidase, protein MKKIGIIGAMEVEVAQLKATMWQQRMVTRAKMNFLEGILEDHAVVVVKSGIGKVNAAVCAQILADEFDVDVIINTGIAGSLKSDINIGDIVISTDVVHHDMEACGFGYPAGQVPQMEVFSFKADEKLRAAAKEVCQRVNPEIQVFEGRIVSGDQFICDRETKNRLADTFGGYCAEMEGAAIGHTAYLNNIPFVIIRAISDKADDSASMDYEVFEKMAVEHSVRLVCGFVRKLD, encoded by the coding sequence ATGAAGAAAATAGGCATTATCGGAGCAATGGAAGTAGAGGTTGCACAGCTGAAGGCAACGATGTGGCAGCAGCGCATGGTGACGCGCGCAAAGATGAATTTCCTGGAGGGAATCCTGGAGGACCATGCGGTAGTTGTGGTAAAGAGCGGCATTGGAAAGGTAAACGCGGCAGTCTGCGCGCAGATTCTGGCGGATGAATTTGACGTGGATGTGATTATAAATACGGGAATAGCAGGCTCGCTGAAATCGGATATCAATATCGGAGACATTGTGATTTCCACGGATGTGGTCCATCATGATATGGAAGCCTGCGGTTTTGGATATCCGGCAGGGCAGGTACCGCAGATGGAGGTATTTTCCTTCAAAGCGGATGAAAAGCTGCGTGCGGCGGCGAAGGAGGTCTGCCAGAGAGTAAACCCGGAAATCCAGGTCTTTGAGGGAAGAATTGTGAGCGGCGACCAGTTTATCTGCGACAGGGAAACCAAAAACCGGCTGGCGGATACCTTCGGGGGTTACTGCGCAGAGATGGAGGGCGCGGCTATCGGACACACTGCGTACTTAAACAACATTCCGTTTGTCATCATCCGGGCAATTTCTGATAAAGCGGACGACAGCGCCAGCATGGATTACGAAGTTTTTGAAAAAATGGCGGTGGAGCACAGCGTGCGTCTGGTGTGCGGCTTTGTGCGGAAGCTGGACTAG
- a CDS encoding DUF5702 domain-containing protein, which yields MKRYYGEGAISVFLSLICVLFFSLLCTAVESARIEGCRAKAASALDMGMFSVMGEFERALLERYDVFFLDGAAGSGSFSQEKLSQTLQEYMEYNVSPNKELLIRQSDFFRLDMTSAEITGTTHATDEKGAAFYQQAVAFMHENLGTEFISAWLERMKDGNRLENAGELYTNSDKTVSQSLQQMEEAQKQLEEQKKAELPEGEIPPETEALPAIPESQNPLSVVRRLKKEGIFGLVLKDKSVISQKKLSSSVPSKRTNQSGNLPVEKKYSGLTADLLFQQYLFERFSLFTDSEKNGVLDYELEYILCGKSSDESNLKSVVTRLLLLREGANFLYLSSDAANMEAASALAALLVGAVPIPGLVTVTAYALLLAWAYAESLLDVRELLAGGRVPVLKSASTWRLALTSIPGLWQILEQTDGSCKEGLSYDAYLQILFTLGSSGKYPMRALDLIEGYMNSRPATAAFRADHAICKIQAEADFTIPPLFLRVPAAFLKAGTTTTAYHASGSFAY from the coding sequence ATGAAACGGTATTACGGAGAAGGGGCAATTTCAGTTTTTCTCAGTCTCATATGTGTCCTGTTTTTTTCCCTTCTCTGTACTGCCGTGGAATCGGCAAGGATAGAAGGGTGCCGGGCAAAAGCTGCTTCCGCGCTGGATATGGGGATGTTTTCCGTCATGGGCGAATTTGAGCGCGCGCTGCTGGAGCGCTACGATGTATTTTTCCTGGACGGCGCCGCCGGAAGCGGTTCCTTCAGCCAGGAAAAACTCAGCCAGACTCTGCAGGAATATATGGAGTACAATGTTTCTCCCAATAAAGAACTTCTCATCCGTCAGTCCGACTTTTTCCGTCTGGATATGACGAGCGCGGAAATTACCGGAACCACGCATGCAACCGATGAAAAGGGCGCCGCTTTTTATCAGCAGGCAGTCGCTTTTATGCACGAAAATCTCGGTACGGAATTTATCAGCGCCTGGCTGGAACGGATGAAGGACGGAAACCGGCTTGAAAATGCCGGTGAGCTTTACACGAACAGCGATAAAACGGTCTCCCAGAGCTTACAGCAGATGGAAGAGGCCCAAAAGCAGCTTGAAGAACAAAAGAAAGCGGAGCTGCCGGAGGGGGAAATTCCGCCCGAAACAGAAGCGCTGCCTGCCATTCCGGAATCGCAGAACCCGCTTAGCGTCGTCCGCAGGCTGAAAAAGGAAGGCATCTTCGGTCTAGTGCTGAAGGATAAAAGCGTAATCTCACAGAAAAAGCTTTCCTCCTCTGTTCCTTCAAAGCGGACAAACCAGAGTGGAAATCTTCCAGTGGAAAAAAAGTACAGCGGTCTCACGGCTGACCTGCTTTTCCAGCAATATCTGTTTGAGCGCTTCTCCCTGTTTACGGACAGCGAAAAGAACGGTGTGCTGGACTATGAGCTGGAATACATTCTGTGCGGAAAAAGCAGCGATGAAAGCAATTTGAAAAGTGTTGTCACACGTCTGCTGCTTTTGAGAGAGGGCGCAAATTTTCTCTATCTCTCCAGTGATGCCGCAAATATGGAAGCCGCCAGTGCGCTTGCCGCGCTGCTCGTCGGCGCTGTGCCCATTCCCGGTCTGGTGACGGTAACAGCGTATGCTCTTCTGCTTGCATGGGCATACGCGGAAAGTCTGCTGGATGTCCGGGAGCTGCTTGCCGGCGGCAGGGTACCCGTGCTGAAGTCCGCCTCTACCTGGCGGCTTGCGCTGACCTCCATCCCCGGTCTCTGGCAGATCCTGGAACAGACAGACGGCTCCTGCAAAGAAGGTCTCAGCTACGATGCCTATCTGCAGATTTTATTTACGCTGGGCAGCTCCGGAAAGTATCCGATGCGCGCTCTCGACCTGATAGAGGGCTATATGAATTCCCGTCCGGCGACCGCCGCTTTCCGCGCGGACCATGCAATCTGTAAAATACAGGCAGAAGCTGACTTTACCATTCCGCCGCTGTTTCTGCGGGTGCCTGCCGCATTTTTAAAAGCAGGCACGACCACAACCGCTTACCACGCTTCGGGAAGCTTTGCATACTGA
- a CDS encoding dihydrodipicolinate synthase family protein — protein sequence MEKRYPRMALGAALVPWKNDFTLDEALFRKGVHTMSEGGLKYLYIFGTAGEGFAVNDEQFVEISRIFVDELKNTDTTPIVGVISLSSSEILHRLQLAYNLGVRDFQISFPSWGALTDEEVDVFFHQICDSFPDCKFMHYNNGGRSKKLLRAKDYVRLASEIPNLAAVKFMNDSLEDVINAVKAETPIQFVLSEYGYGYGCLFGECSMLFSSISSHLPTAWRLYRAGIEKDIPTIVELEKEVAVSQEVLFETCATPVINAAYDKLYIKTVLPEFPMRLYPPYQTFSEEQVNNYMRKMRERLPQWFQ from the coding sequence ATGGAAAAAAGATATCCGAGGATGGCACTGGGGGCGGCACTGGTTCCGTGGAAGAATGATTTCACTCTGGATGAGGCGCTGTTTCGAAAAGGCGTACACACGATGTCAGAGGGTGGTTTGAAATATTTGTATATCTTTGGAACGGCAGGCGAAGGGTTTGCGGTAAATGATGAGCAATTTGTGGAAATCAGCAGAATTTTTGTGGATGAGTTGAAGAATACAGATACAACACCGATTGTGGGAGTAATCAGTCTTTCTTCTTCCGAAATTCTGCATCGCTTACAACTGGCGTATAATCTGGGGGTGCGGGATTTTCAGATTTCTTTTCCATCATGGGGAGCGTTGACGGATGAAGAAGTGGATGTTTTCTTTCATCAGATATGTGATTCGTTTCCAGATTGCAAATTTATGCATTATAACAATGGGGGGCGTTCGAAAAAATTGCTCCGTGCCAAGGATTATGTGCGGCTTGCCAGTGAAATCCCGAACCTGGCAGCGGTTAAGTTTATGAATGATTCTCTGGAGGATGTAATTAATGCAGTAAAAGCGGAAACTCCGATTCAGTTTGTGCTGAGTGAGTATGGCTATGGATATGGCTGTCTTTTTGGAGAGTGCAGTATGTTATTTTCCAGTATCTCCTCACATCTTCCAACAGCATGGCGGCTATATCGTGCGGGAATTGAAAAGGATATTCCGACAATTGTTGAACTTGAAAAGGAAGTGGCAGTTTCACAGGAGGTTCTGTTTGAAACATGTGCGACACCGGTAATTAATGCGGCATACGATAAACTTTATATAAAAACAGTGCTGCCGGAATTTCCAATGAGATTGTATCCGCCATATCAGACCTTCTCGGAAGAGCAGGTAAACAACTACATGAGAAAAATGCGGGAGAGACTTCCACAATGGTTTCAATAA
- a CDS encoding MalY/PatB family protein: MYQYDFDAIIDRNGTDCSKWDDIPYQVQADDMLPMWTADMDFACPPAVMDAIRTRMEHPVFGYMKLPARYEESIILWHKKRYGSEIKKEEIIPVASVLGGVAMAIQGLTEKGDKILISTPGYHAFSNAVLNNERILVPSPMIKKEELYYMDFARMEKQIEEENIKLFLLCSPHNPTGRIWTQEELEILVELCWRHRVYIISDEIHADMTLTHPFLPVLKAGGDKAAEITIALYAPTKTFNIAGLCTAYAVIKNQNLADRFKKALLASGLKLKNTLGVEAMIGGYLNGAQWVDELQRYLLDNASFAVEYIKENIPVIQAYVPQATYFLWLDFAKTGLCQDEIIEKIVNEAHIAVTRGDDFIRGGDTCVRMVYACPRTRLAEALTRLKKVFA, encoded by the coding sequence ATGTACCAATACGATTTTGACGCCATAATTGACAGGAATGGAACAGATTGCAGCAAGTGGGACGATATTCCTTATCAGGTACAGGCAGATGATATGCTCCCTATGTGGACAGCAGATATGGATTTCGCTTGTCCGCCAGCGGTAATGGATGCTATCCGTACTCGCATGGAACATCCGGTTTTTGGATATATGAAATTGCCTGCACGCTATGAAGAAAGTATTATACTGTGGCACAAAAAGCGTTATGGAAGCGAAATAAAAAAAGAAGAAATTATCCCGGTAGCAAGTGTACTGGGAGGTGTGGCAATGGCAATCCAGGGACTGACAGAAAAAGGAGACAAAATTTTGATTTCCACACCGGGATATCATGCCTTTTCCAATGCGGTCCTAAATAATGAAAGAATCCTGGTTCCTTCTCCTATGATAAAAAAAGAAGAACTTTACTATATGGATTTTGCACGAATGGAGAAACAGATAGAGGAAGAAAACATTAAATTATTTTTGCTTTGCTCACCACACAATCCGACGGGACGCATCTGGACACAGGAGGAATTGGAAATACTGGTAGAATTGTGCTGGCGTCACAGGGTGTATATTATTTCAGATGAAATACACGCGGATATGACTCTGACACATCCGTTCCTTCCGGTTTTGAAAGCAGGAGGGGACAAGGCAGCGGAAATTACCATTGCTCTTTATGCACCTACAAAAACCTTTAATATTGCTGGTCTTTGTACAGCCTATGCAGTGATTAAGAACCAGAATCTCGCGGATCGCTTTAAAAAAGCTTTGCTCGCTTCCGGACTGAAGCTGAAAAATACACTTGGCGTAGAAGCTATGATAGGGGGATATCTGAATGGAGCGCAGTGGGTTGATGAGCTGCAGAGGTATTTGCTGGATAATGCGAGCTTTGCGGTGGAATATATAAAGGAAAATATTCCGGTCATTCAGGCTTATGTACCGCAGGCTACATATTTTCTGTGGCTGGATTTTGCAAAGACCGGTCTTTGCCAGGATGAAATCATAGAAAAAATTGTAAATGAAGCGCACATTGCAGTAACAAGAGGTGATGATTTTATAAGAGGCGGAGATACCTGCGTACGTATGGTCTATGCATGTCCGAGGACCAGGCTCGCAGAGGCTTTGACCCGGCTCAAAAAAGTATTTGCATAA